A single genomic interval of Sphingobacteriales bacterium harbors:
- a CDS encoding ATP-binding protein has translation MQHKNNLRQWLAAGEGPTLDFKQHITAPDKIARTLVAFANSRGGRIIVGVEDHGHIIGVDVYEETYELNRAATLYCRPQIELQYEEYETQGKMLLIAHIHESHIKPHYALDKKGNATLYIRVADQCIVAPDFIAAALKQGDLSSLLRQPYFYFQSQNELLQLLQLQKHITIDQYANLKNVSTRAARRTLIDFLFDGTLTLLDDGYTFAASNHQSSGNSYHKSGKIL, from the coding sequence ATGCAACACAAAAATAATTTGCGCCAGTGGCTGGCTGCCGGAGAAGGCCCTACCCTCGATTTTAAGCAACATATTACCGCACCCGATAAAATTGCCCGCACTTTAGTAGCTTTTGCCAATAGCCGGGGTGGCCGCATAATAGTTGGCGTTGAAGACCACGGCCATATAATAGGAGTTGATGTTTACGAAGAAACCTATGAGTTAAACCGCGCTGCCACTTTGTATTGCCGTCCACAAATTGAATTGCAATACGAGGAGTACGAGACACAAGGCAAAATGCTGCTAATTGCACACATCCACGAAAGCCATATAAAGCCCCATTACGCCCTAGATAAAAAAGGTAATGCCACCTTGTATATTCGTGTTGCCGACCAATGTATTGTAGCCCCCGATTTTATTGCAGCCGCCCTAAAACAAGGCGACCTAAGTAGTTTATTGCGGCAACCTTATTTTTATTTTCAAAGCCAAAATGAACTGCTGCAGTTATTGCAATTACAAAAACACATTACCATTGACCAATATGCCAATTTAAAAAATGTATCAACACGCGCCGCACGCCGTACCCTTATTGATTTTTTGTTCGACGGCACTTTAACACTGCTTGATGATGGTTATACATTTGCGGCATCAAACCACCAGTCCTCCGGAAACAGCTATCATAAATCCGGAAAAATATTGTAG